The following DNA comes from Photobacterium sp. DA100.
CGTCAACTAAACCGGATGCTTGAAACAATCTACGATTTGGTTACTTATGGCTGTCAGCACATCCCGTCTTGTGATCACCCCAACCAGGCGGCCATTGTCGACAACCGGATAGATTTTCGGCTTCTGCCCGGCCATGATGTCAGCCAATTCGATAATTGAATCCTCAGGCGAGACGGTCAGCACATCTGGCCGCATGCATTCTTCAACCGTGTGCGTATCTTGGCAGTAATACCCTACCTTGAGTAGCTTGTGGATCATATCCTGCTCGGAAAGGAAACCCACGACATGATGGGTCTCATTAACAACCGGACCACCGATTTGTTTTGAAGAGAGTAGTTTGTCCAGTGCCTTAGAAAGAGACATTTTGGGTTCGAATGTCACCGGACGCACATTCATATAATCCTTCACCTTCAACGACTCCATACATCCCCCTAATTCATGCTTGCCGGAGCAATCCACCTCGTTGCTGACTGCCCAGACCATAATTTTTCAAATTGGTGGTCCCACTCCGGGCTCACCTCCTTTTGATATAAGTGTCGTCTATTTCCTTGAAATTACTAAATTGAAATGAGCAATTTTATCAATAGGCATGACCTATCTTGGCGCAAACCCGGTTACCCGCACAGGATTGAGGAAGATTTGAATCGAGTAGGAGGAGGCCTCGCGGCCTCCGTCCTCTCACACCACCGTACAAGCGTGGGTCGCATACGGCGGTTCCGAATATATTTTCAGTGACTCGTACCCATCTCGCAATGAGTACATGCCCATCTCCTTGAACCGTTTCGTTGGCATGGCCTGATTGAGCTGTGGCGATAAAGCCAAGTGCCACCATCCTTTCTCTGACATCGCTAGCTTCCACGCATTGCGTTCGCTTACGCCCTCTTGGCGTAACCATGACGCTATACTGTGTCTGCGTTTGCGCTGCTTGAGTCGATAGCACCGTAGGCGCCGCCTTATCCATTCATCTAAGCGCTGCATCGCGCTTTTCCGTATGGCAAGCTTGAAGTAGTGTTGCCATCCTCTTAGGTATTGAGTGAGTTCGACTATTACTGTCTTCAACTCTCGCCCTCGATTCCGCTTCGTTATTTGACGCACTCGCTTCTTCATATGAGTTTGTGCTCTCTTCGAGATATGGATAATTCCACCTCGTTGGAAGCGATGGCCTAGGTAAGTCCGCTCTGTCACTCTTGTTGCCGCACTTTTCTCACGGTTGACCGTGAGTTTCAGTTTCTGCTCCAAGAACTCCGTTATTGAGGCTTTTACTCGGTTCGCGGCTTCCTCACTGCCCACGTAGATTTGGCAGTCATCTGCATATCGGCAGAACTTATGCCCTCTTCGCTCAAGCTCTTTATCCAACTCATCTAATACGATATTTGATAGCAGCGGAGATAATGGTCCACCCTGTGGTGTCCCTCGTTGCCTCTGCTCGGCTAACCCGTTTCGCATTATGCCTGCCTGTAGGTATGACCTGACCAGCTTCAGTACCCGTTTGTCCGTGATATCCTCCGATAGCCTGTGCATCAGTCTATCGTGGTTCACGGTATCGAAGTATTTCGCTAGGTCAATGTCGACTACATAACCCCGCCCCTCCCTGATGTAGTGGCTTGCTGCCGCCAATGCATGGTGGGCACTACGGTTGGGCCTGAACCCGTAACTACTGTGGGAGAACTTCGGTTCATAGATATCTGTCAGTACTGAGGTGATAGCCTGTTGGACTATCCTATCAAGTACTGTTGGGATACCTAGTTGCCTAACTCCCCCGCTAGGTTTAGGGATTTCTACACCCAGAACAGGTTGGGGTTGATAGCTCCCATCCAGAAGGCTCTGGCGGAGCGCTTGCCCATTTGAAGACTGCCGAAGCATCGAGATAGTCGCTGTTATATCGAGTTTATCGACACCAGCACACCCTTTGTTCTTCTTCACTCTTCTCAGGGCTTGGTTCAGATTCGTTGATGAACAGATCTGCTCCATCAACTGAGTTGAGGTCACCAAGACTCGTCCTCCTGTCTACGCCGATCATGCTTGTCATTCTTCGTGGCCATGAGCGTCACTTGCGGTGTTGCCCATTGGTACGTAGAGATTTTGATCATCTTGCTATGACTCCACATGATTGAGTGTCTAGTGACTGCTTCTTGATATATTCAGTTCCGGCCTTCCCTTGGGTTGTACTTCCCCAAGGTACTATGCCTTCTGCTGACTTCTTATTTCCCATCACACAGCATCACTGCTGCATTAGTCTCGCCCGAGACAGGTAATAAGATCTCCCGAGGTAAGACGTTGTTCTTTCCCTTGGCTGTGCCTGATTTACCCGTACACACTTCCCGTCGAGGCATTGGGCTATTCTATATGTTGCTAGGTTACCCAAGTTGTACTGGCCTACTATCAGATTTCTGTTCGTCACGGCCAAGTTTTGCCATTTGCTTCCTTCAGATCCCGCCTCACGGTGGGCACCCTTGCATAGGCTAACGGTTCTCGCTCGACTGAGCCCGTAGAGGACTTTCACCTCCTAGAACAACGCCATGCTCGGCGCAATCGAGTAGGAGGAGGCCTCACGGCCTCCGTCCTCTCACACCACCGTACAAGCGTGGGTCGCATACGGCGGTTCCGAATATATTTTCAGTGACTCGTACCCATCTCGCAATGAGTACATGCCCATCTCCTTGAACCGTTTCGTTGGCATGGCCTGATTGAGCTGCGGCGATAAAGCCAGATGCCACCATCCTTTCTCTGACATCGCTAGCTTCCACGCATTGCGCTCGTTTACGCCTTCTTGGCGTAACCATATCGCTATGCTGTGTCTGCGTTTTCGCTGCTTGAGTCGGTAGCACCGTAAGCGCCGTCTTATCCATTCATCCAAGCGCTGCATCGCGCTTTTCCGCATGGCGAGCTTGAAGTAGTGTTGCCAACCTCTTAGATATTGAGTTAGTTCGACTATTACTGTCTTCAACTCTCGTCCTCGATTCCGCTTCGTTATTTGACGCACTCGCTTCTT
Coding sequences within:
- the ltrA gene encoding group II intron reverse transcriptase/maturase, with amino-acid sequence MEQICSSTNLNQALRRVKKNKGCAGVDKLDITATISMLRQSSNGQALRQSLLDGSYQPQPVLGVEIPKPSGGVRQLGIPTVLDRIVQQAITSVLTDIYEPKFSHSSYGFRPNRSAHHALAAASHYIREGRGYVVDIDLAKYFDTVNHDRLMHRLSEDITDKRVLKLVRSYLQAGIMRNGLAEQRQRGTPQGGPLSPLLSNIVLDELDKELERRGHKFCRYADDCQIYVGSEEAANRVKASITEFLEQKLKLTVNREKSAATRVTERTYLGHRFQRGGIIHISKRAQTHMKKRVRQITKRNRGRELKTVIVELTQYLRGWQHYFKLAIRKSAMQRLDEWIRRRLRCYRLKQRKRRHSIASWLRQEGVSERNAWKLAMSEKGWWHLALSPQLNQAMPTKRFKEMGMYSLRDGYESLKIYSEPPYATHACTVV
- a CDS encoding CBS domain-containing protein, which produces MESLKVKDYMNVRPVTFEPKMSLSKALDKLLSSKQIGGPVVNETHHVVGFLSEQDMIHKLLKVGYYCQDTHTVEECMRPDVLTVSPEDSIIELADIMAGQKPKIYPVVDNGRLVGVITRRDVLTAISNQIVDCFKHPV